In one Chitinophaga sancti genomic region, the following are encoded:
- a CDS encoding DUF3810 domain-containing protein produces MDTNAKIRHIGVRILVTILCVIILKGLFTFSHRFEGWYFHRFYFWISNLLRTVLGTIPFSVGDVIYAAWVITGSINLLKLCYKLIKTQWKESFLYFLKGISAVLTLYLAFLVLWGFNYDRFSLEKDMQLEVNEYSTQQLYKLADTLLQQVNANRVEMGDTLSVTHPGADSVQLFQRAVVAYDQAAQQWPVLKYTHPCLKTSLYGTWMNYMNVGGYLNPFTGEAQVNVTTPGFLHPFTICHEVAHQLGYGAEEEANFIGYLVAGHAKDVRFRYAANFEMFMYSIRQLRWQDTTMTKELWQKAVPGIHEDYHQLKNFYHKYSGPVDDYTSMIYDQYLKANKQEKGISSYNEVVGWLIAYFHIH; encoded by the coding sequence ATGGATACAAATGCAAAGATAAGGCACATAGGAGTACGTATTTTGGTAACAATTTTGTGCGTCATCATTTTGAAGGGGCTGTTCACATTCAGCCATCGTTTTGAAGGGTGGTATTTTCATAGGTTCTACTTTTGGATAAGTAACTTGCTCAGGACGGTTTTGGGAACCATTCCCTTTAGTGTTGGCGACGTAATTTATGCTGCCTGGGTTATAACAGGTAGCATAAATTTGTTAAAATTATGTTATAAACTGATCAAAACCCAATGGAAGGAGAGTTTTTTGTATTTCCTGAAGGGAATTAGTGCTGTTCTGACTTTATACCTGGCCTTTCTGGTCCTGTGGGGATTTAACTATGACCGCTTCTCCCTCGAAAAAGATATGCAACTGGAAGTAAATGAGTACAGTACACAACAGTTATACAAACTGGCTGATACTTTGTTGCAACAAGTAAATGCAAACCGGGTGGAAATGGGAGATACGCTCAGTGTTACCCATCCCGGAGCAGATAGTGTTCAGCTTTTTCAGCGGGCTGTGGTAGCCTATGATCAGGCAGCACAGCAATGGCCGGTGCTGAAGTATACGCATCCCTGTCTCAAAACATCGCTCTATGGTACCTGGATGAACTATATGAATGTAGGCGGCTACCTCAATCCTTTTACGGGTGAAGCCCAGGTGAATGTAACTACGCCAGGTTTCTTACATCCATTCACAATCTGTCATGAAGTGGCACATCAATTGGGATATGGGGCAGAGGAAGAAGCCAATTTTATCGGCTACCTCGTAGCTGGTCATGCAAAGGATGTTCGTTTCAGGTATGCGGCCAATTTCGAGATGTTCATGTACAGCATCCGGCAGTTGCGCTGGCAGGATACCACGATGACAAAGGAACTCTGGCAGAAAGCCGTTCCTGGCATACACGAAGATTACCATCAGTTAAAGAATTTCTATCACAAATACAGCGGCCCGGTAGATGATTATACGTCTATGATCTATGATCAGTACCTGAAGGCTAATAAGCAGGAAAAAGGAATAAGTAGTTATAATGAAGTGGTGGGATGGCTTATAGCCTACTTCCATATTCATTGA
- a CDS encoding fructosamine kinase family protein, translating to MTDEILLGELTTALSCQSGVKIHINYAEKISGGDINETYKLSTTDGSLFLKMNDAHIYPDMFVRELNGLNILRGTNAISVPRPLATGTVGDKGFLVTEFMEKGGVTPDFWENFGASLSRIHRQTQTYYGFSETNYIGTLKQYNTPYSSWPVFYAFNRLQPLTRAAYDQQVMDKAMVVQMEHLWKRLPAMFPDEKPALLHGDLWSGNFMVGKDGKACVYDPAVYYGHREMDLAMTRLFGGFDTRFYYSYQTMYPLAEGWQSRIGVCQLYPLMVHLLLFGGSYYNSVKEILDEF from the coding sequence ATGACAGATGAGATCTTACTGGGCGAACTTACAACAGCGCTATCCTGCCAGTCAGGAGTGAAAATACACATTAATTACGCAGAAAAAATATCCGGTGGAGATATTAACGAAACATATAAGCTTTCCACAACTGACGGATCATTGTTTCTGAAGATGAATGATGCGCATATTTATCCGGACATGTTCGTGAGAGAACTGAACGGACTCAATATACTCCGTGGCACCAATGCCATCTCTGTACCCCGCCCTTTGGCTACCGGAACAGTGGGAGACAAAGGATTCCTGGTTACTGAATTTATGGAGAAAGGCGGGGTGACACCTGACTTTTGGGAAAACTTTGGTGCAAGCCTGTCAAGAATACATCGCCAAACGCAAACATACTACGGGTTTTCCGAGACCAATTACATTGGTACGCTCAAGCAATATAATACACCTTACAGCAGCTGGCCGGTATTCTATGCCTTTAACCGTTTGCAACCGCTTACCAGGGCAGCTTATGATCAGCAGGTAATGGACAAGGCTATGGTGGTACAAATGGAACACCTGTGGAAGCGTTTGCCAGCCATGTTCCCTGACGAAAAGCCTGCACTGCTGCATGGCGACCTCTGGTCAGGCAATTTTATGGTGGGCAAGGATGGCAAGGCATGTGTATACGATCCTGCGGTATATTATGGGCACAGGGAAATGGATCTGGCTATGACCAGGTTGTTCGGAGGTTTTGATACACGCTTTTATTACAGTTATCAGACCATGTATCCCCTGGCCGAAGGATGGCAGTCCAGGATTGGTGTCTGCCAGTTATATCCGCTCATGGTTCACCTGCTTTTATTTGGAGGTAGCTATTACAATAGTGTAAAGGAGATTCTTGACGAGTTTTAA